From one Deinococcus sp. NW-56 genomic stretch:
- a CDS encoding HD-GYP domain-containing protein, which yields MPLCPTASLPAPRPHHPAPPPPPLERPGWRCRAYRGVVDRAIGWPPTAHSGRVACLAGAVAQDLGLSPAQIREAYLAGLLHDSGKLLVSRQVRRKAGPLDPREWRQMQRHPVYSAGLSRLVPGVPAAVWRAVRHHHERLDGSGYPDRLAGDAVPLLARILAACDVYDALSSPRAYKAAWPADEVWAELSAHSGRHFDPAVVAALRRCVPQGSALQA from the coding sequence ATGCCGCTGTGCCCGACCGCTTCCCTGCCTGCCCCCCGGCCCCACCACCCAGCCCCGCCGCCGCCCCCGCTGGAGCGGCCCGGCTGGCGGTGTCGCGCCTACCGGGGGGTGGTCGACCGGGCCATCGGCTGGCCGCCCACCGCGCACTCGGGGCGGGTGGCCTGCCTGGCGGGGGCAGTGGCCCAGGACCTGGGGCTGTCCCCCGCGCAGATTCGGGAGGCGTACCTCGCCGGGCTGCTGCACGACAGCGGCAAGCTGCTCGTTTCCCGGCAGGTGCGGCGCAAGGCGGGGCCGCTTGACCCGCGCGAGTGGCGGCAAATGCAGCGCCACCCGGTGTACAGCGCGGGCCTCTCGCGGCTGGTGCCCGGCGTGCCCGCTGCCGTCTGGCGGGCGGTGCGGCACCACCACGAGCGGCTCGACGGCAGCGGGTACCCCGACCGCCTCGCCGGGGACGCCGTGCCGCTGCTGGCCCGCATCCTGGCCGCCTGCGACGTGTACGACGCGCTGAGTTCGCCCCGCGCCTACAAGGCCGCGTGGCCCGCCGACGAGGTGTGGGCCGAACTCAGCGCGCACTCGGGGCGCCACTTCGACCCGGCGGTGGTGGCCGCCCTGAGGCGCTGCGTGCCGCAGGGGTCGGCCCTGCAGGCCTAG